A stretch of DNA from Arthrobacter jiangjiafuii:
ACTGAACCTTGTCGCCGACGGCAGCGGCTCCACCGCCGAGATCATCCGCGAAATCGGCATCCTCGCCGCCTTCGCCGTTGTCTTTGTCGTCCTGGGCGCCGTCACGCTTCGGCGCCGGACGCCCTGACGCGCCGGCCCTGGGGGAACGGCCGGGCCGATTTTTTTACGCGCCCTCACCCGCCCTAAACTACTGATATTCCAGCAGCACGTGGTGTCCGGCGTGGGCAAAAGGCACCGTGAGGGAGTTGATACGCATGGTTCTGCGGTTCGATCCGCAGGGAGGAATGGAGGCAGGAGCAGCGGCAGTGATGGCAATGGGTCCTGACCTGTCCGACCCGCTGCATGCCGGTGAGTCCAGGGCCGCCGCAGAGAGCGGAGTGCCCGTTGATATGTACCGTGAAGGTGACCACTACATCCTGCATGCGGACCTGCCGGGACTGGATCCCGGCTCGTTGAGCCTCATTGTCGAAGGGCGGCTTCTCACTATTCGGGGCCACCGCACCCTCCGTGATTTCGCCGGCGCGAAGTGGCTTCTCCGGGACCGCCGCCGCGGCCTGGTCGAACGGCAGATCCTGCTGGGCAACGACGTCCTGGTGTCCGGCATCAGCACCCAGTACGCCTGCGGAGTCCTCAATGTCATGCTGCCGGTGGATCCCTCCCACCGACGGCGGAAGATCGCCGTCCGATACGGTTCCGGGGAATCTGCTCCTTCCTGACCGGACCCGGCCCTTCCTGAGATTCCTGGGCGCTCCGCGTCCAGGCTTAGAGGACGTCCGTTCCGTCCACCCGCACGTAGACCGGATCCCCGGTGCGTTTGGCTGACACTGCGGCCTTCGCTGCCCGCATGGCCGACGTCACGGCCGGAGCCGCAGCATAGGAGAAAAACAGCAGCGTCCGGTAGCGGCCGCCGGAGCCGCCGAGCTGTCCGTCCCGGTGCACGGGCGGCGGCCCGGGCGGGTCTTCCAGCGGCGCCGGACCCACCACGCGGGTCTCGGCCGGCAGGTCAAGGCGGGGCAGGAACGCGGTCAGGGCTTCACGCGAGCCGGTGAGCTCGGCATACCGTACGGCCGGCGGCAGGCCCAGCTCCCGGCGCAGTTCCAGCTCACGTTCGGCCGCACCGGCCGGATCCCAGCGCAGCAGGTGGCCGACATTCGAGGTGTCATCGGCTGTAACCACCACCAGGCCCTTGTCCGAGGCCGGGCGTACCAGGGCAGCAGCACTGAACCAGCGGCGCAGGGTGTCCTCCCCCGCACGCAGTGATTCCCGCGACATCATGGCGTTGCCGTCCAGCAGGATCGCCGCCGCGTAACCGCCGGCCGCTACCGGTTCCGCGCCCGGGGTCGCCACCACCAGGGCCGGGGTGTCGGGGACGTCGGCCCGTACATGGTCTCCGGCGGAGGAGATCACCGGAACCGAGGGGAACGCACGCCCGAGCTCTTCGGCGGTCCGTCCGGCGCCCGCCGTCGAACCGCGCAGGGACGTGCTGCCGCAGTTGCCGCAGCTCCAGACCGGTTCCGGCCTTCCGCACCAGCGGCAGGCGGGAATGCCGTTGCGGCTGGCCAGGCCCAACGGGCCGGCGCAGGCCCGGCAGCGGGCCGGTTCCCGGCAGTCCTGGCATGAGAGTGCCGGGGAGAATCCGGTCCGCGCCACCTGCACCAGCACCGGACCGCGGGTCAGGCCGTCCTGCGCCGCCTTCCAGGCAGCATGCGGAATGCGTGCCCTGGCCGCCAGCGGGT
This window harbors:
- a CDS encoding Hsp20/alpha crystallin family protein; protein product: MVLRFDPQGGMEAGAAAVMAMGPDLSDPLHAGESRAAAESGVPVDMYREGDHYILHADLPGLDPGSLSLIVEGRLLTIRGHRTLRDFAGAKWLLRDRRRGLVERQILLGNDVLVSGISTQYACGVLNVMLPVDPSHRRRKIAVRYGSGESAPS